The sequence TTGAGGAGTATAGCTCTATGGAATTTGTACGATGACGACAGGTTATTGGCGGCTTGCATCCACGCTTTTGAAAGATCAGGAGTAATACCTAACCGATCTTCCCCTCGCTCAATCGTAAAACGATCAAAGATGGCAAGTATAGTTTCTTCTGTTACCTGTTTGAAACCTAACTGCCTTTTATAAGCCAGGTATTGTTCAATATATGGTGCATAAATGCCCATGAAATGCTTACGCATAAAAGTATCCTCCTTTCTGACTGTAAAAGTCGTTGGGGACAGCTGGCACATCAAGCATGCATTGTTTCATTGAGTTCAAGTCTACCCGCAAGTAATACTTTGTTGAACAGGAGCTCTCATGCCCTAATACTTCGGTGATCACGGGCAATACTGTACTTTGCTCCAGCAGTAGGCCGGCAAGACTGTGACGAAGCGCATGAGGACCATAATGGCGATGCATGATGTTAACACCTGATGCGACAAATGCAGTATTAACAAGATTTGTTACACTGGAACTGTGTATTCGTCCGAACGGAGATCGGGCCAGCAAGAATACATAAGGTTCTTCAGATACAGGTCGACCATACTTAAGGTAATCAATGATCGCTTCGCCAACTTCTGCAAGCAATGGAAGCTGTAGTTCCCGACCTGTCTTGTACTGGTTGAACAGGATCGTACTTTGCTCCCAATGCAGGTTCTCAAATCTCATCCCAGCGATGTCGGAAGCTCTGAGGCCAAGCCTGGCAGCAAGCAGGACAATCGCATAATTGCGTTTGCCACAGGCATTAGACCTGTCAATTGAACCGATCATTTGCTGGATCTCATCCGTTTTGAAGACAGAGGGTAGTTTTGCTTGCTTCTTATAATTGTCCTTGGGTACAGAAAGTGAAGTATCCGTTTTTAGTATTCCTTGTTCAAAAAGATACCTTAAAAAGGTCTTTATCGCTCTTAAGGTCATATGAGCAACGGTCGGCCGGCGTACATCCAAGGTTTTAAGATAATCAAGAATAACGAACTTGTCTAATTGATCCATGGATATCAAACCCTTCTCGTTAAGAGAAATACAAAACCGGCTTAGGTAGTGCTTGCGCTCATTTATCGTTGATGGCTTCAACCGAAGTGATACCAGGTGAGCGACGAACTGATTTACCAGTTGGCCGATTGGACCGTCCAGAACGATCCGTTCTTTATAACTCACGAGGGTTCCGGTATCGTAGAACTCACAGAGCACATTGATGATCTTCATCAAGTCTTTGTCGCGCTTGGAAAGGGTGGCATAGTCTAACTCACCAAACTGATTGACTAGATATTGTCTACCAACAGCGGAAGTAAACTCGCTGATGCCCTGGGCAAGTAACTGACGATACATTCGTCGCCAGTAAACACGATACCAAATGACGGTGTTCCTGGTCCTTAGTAATTTGTTTAATAACACTTCGCCTGCGTCAAAAATGAGCTGATCGAAGGTCGTCCGAATTTTTCTCATAACTGATTGCTTTAATGATCGCTGGATTGCGGTCACTATAACAACAGATATGATTATGTAAAGTGTTTTGGTTCAAAACAAATTTCTGATGCAGTTTTTTTCACTGTACTTTACATAATACTCAGCTATGCATAACCCACTGCCACATTTCTCATGCACCTCTCGATCGCATTATTATCGGGCATAAGATTACCTGTATGAGCATAAAGACTTAGTTTCTCCCATCTCTTTATACTATAAGCAAACGCTTGTGCAATAAGGGATTTCGGTCTGAGTTGCTGATACTCTTTTTTCATCCAGTCACCTAATGCTTTCAGTATAGGTAGACTTTCTTTATTACGGCGATCCTTTATTTGTTCTTCATTCAACTGTTCTTCCTTGCACGCCTCTTCAATCGCATACAGTTTCGCGATCTCCTTTAAAGCATATGATGCCAGTTTTTCATTATTACTCTGCGCATCATAAATCTTACGGCGCGCATGAGCCATACAGTAGAAGACTGTAATATTCTCTAATGGCAACTCGTCGTACACGGCGTAACCATCGGCCTGTAGATGACCCTTAAAATCCTTTAAAATATTGAGTGGCCTTTCACCTCCACGGCCAGGTTGGTAATCATAATAAATCATTTTTCCATCACCTGTCAGAAAGGTCCAAAAGTAGCCTTTATGAGTTTCTTTTTGCTTAGCTCTATCCAACACTGCTATGCCGGTCTCGTCTGCATGCCAGTAGTCATATTTGTACATCTCCTTCAGATGGATAGTGCCAAGTGGTATTAATGCCTTTGCGACCAGCCCTACCCAATCAGCCATTGTGGAGTAAGGTATTTCAACACCATTGCGTTTAAAAGCTTCAATCTGCCGATTTAACGGCTTATGATCAACCAGCTTATCAACCGTTATCTGAGCAAGTAATGCAGGATCTGCCAGGCATTTTTTTATTGCCCGAACCGGCAAAGACGCTTTGATAATAACCTCCTTTCCCCTCTTTGAAGCTGTTTTCCTGCGATAAACATTTACTACAGTACGGTTTATAAAGATCTCTCCAGGCTTCCAGCTTAAGGTTTCTCTTACCTCTTCTCCAACCTTCTCACAATCACTAATATCTTCTGTGGGCTCCAGTATTGTTGTTTCCCGCCTCAGGTGATCAGGAAGTCTGGTTCCATTATCTGATATTTCTATATCAGCACTGGATTTCTTAGTTTTGGTATAGCTTACCTTTTTTACATCAGAAAGATTTGTCGCAGGAGGTGCTACATCCGCACTAAACCCTAATTCTGGCTGTAAATTGGATATAGCTGAAGGTAAAAAACGTTCGGATTTAAATCCCTTCAATAATTTCGTTAATTGTTGTAGCTGATACTGAAGCTGGGTAACCTGGTCCTGCAAACTTTGATTGCTTTTCTGCTGCTGCTCAAGGCTTTTATTTAACTGCTGAACCATCATTATTGATGCTTCATACAGCTCTTTGTAATTAATATTTGCAGCAGATTCCGACATTACCCAAAGATAACATTGATATGCTTTGGTGCAAGTCCATCGCATCATTTTTTATACACTATGGGAGTGGATAAACCATAATGGATTATTGATTTTATAAAGAACGGTCCGTTCCTTAAAACAAAAAAGCTAACACCCTAATGATGTTAGCCAACAATTACTGTCAGAAAATCTATTTAACCCTCAGTAGCTGTATACCGCTTTCGATAGAATGCTTTTTTCAGAGAGACCCCCTGCAATATCAGAGAAAGCTGCTTACTGGATATCTCGCTATGCGTCCCTTCCATAAATCCGGAAGGTAATTCGAATGTACCCTCTTCCAATCGCTTGTAATACATACCAAAACCATCCCCTTCCCAATAGCTTGATGTGAGTTTGCCGGCGATTGAGAAATATAAAAACATCACCGGACTCAATCGGTATTTTGAGTTCGTTGGTGATAAGGCCACTCAATCCATCAAAGCTTTTTCTTACGTCTGCCCATTTGGAATACAGCAGATATCTTGTCCCTGGATGAATCTGCAACATAACTACCCAATTAATTCCTTTAGAAAAGAAGCCGGTACCGGACGATAGATTTTCATGCCTTTGTATTCAGCAAAGATGGCAGAGTCAATAGAGGAGACAACATCCGGTGATATTTGAAGCAAAGTAAAACTCCCATTTTCACTATGAGCTTCTAAATTTCTTTGCTGGTACCTTTTCTGCCAGTAAAACCATTTGCCAGAAGGAATTCCATGTCTGGCACAAAAGGATTTAATAGATTGACCACTGGTGGCTTGCTCTGCAATGAGGGAAAACATGTATTCCTCCTTATTGACTTGTGATTTTTTAGTTCTCATTATGATCTATTATTGATCATGAAAGTTAGAGAACTTACGCGTTTCCAAATTTAAACTGCCCGGAGGCATACGAGTATTTTGTCTAAGTTGTGGCGAAATATAAAAATTAAATTTTCAATAATTAAATTGACTATCAATTACTTATGAAATAATGTAAGCGAATTATTACTTTGCAAATAAGAGTATCAATTTTGAATTGATCCACTAAATCCAAAGGACGATTTAAGATATAATTGCGGGATTAACGCTGTTTCAATTTAATAATGCACAAACCTTGGTAGATAAAAATTTTACTATTTTAAGAATTTCATTTGTTTCATTTCAATAAACTCCCTGATGATAGACAAATCATTCTGGAATAGGTTCGAAGATTGTCCCTCGTAGCCCGCGAAAAAAGTAAGACCCGCTCATAGAGCGGGTCTTGCTTTTTAATAAATATTGATAAATTCATAAGCTGTTTGTTCTGAACTCTTTGGATGTTCGAAATCTAAATTTGTTATATCATTCTTCCATAAACTTTTTCATTGATGCCCAATTGAAGTTAGTCTCAATTATGTAACGTCCGATTTTCAAAATTTCCCTTTTTCATTACTCACTAAACCCAAAATCAACAGCAGCCATCTCAAAATACTTCATCGGGTTACCGGTTGGATAAGCCTGTTCCATGAAACGCATAAAAGAAAACTGGGCATACAAATAGGTCCAGGAGTTATTTTGTCTGAAGGCTTCTTTTAATTCTTTCTTTTTGCGATGATGATATTCTGTAATTCTGTCGCGCAGGAAATAGCGTTCAGCCTTCAATTGCGGATAATATTTAATAAAGAAATTGAGATTAATCAGTGTAAGTGGATTTATTTTTATGAACGAATTTTGAACTTCTGAAATAATGGCCTCGAATTGTTCATCAAGAAGGGTATTCACCCCAGAAATATCCAGAGACGGTTCTGTGTAAACAATTATTGGATAAATCCTGAATTTGCTTCCGAGTGACTGGAGATACCGGATTTGACTTTTTAGCTGATAAATCCCCTTGTTCTTTCCTCCAATGGATTTCTTCTCATTGGCAAACTGATCCTGAAGGAATTGCTGGAATCCTTGCGTGTCAGCTCTATCTACTACTGTTCCATGTACTCTTGTTGATTTGACTTCAATGACAAATACATCTTTATTATTCTGTATGATTAGAATGTCGGGATATTGAGGGTCATCTTTGTCTGTTTTAATACTGTCGTACTGGTGCGTAAATATTTTCCTGATTAACTGCAGCGTGATGTATTCTTCAAAAAAATACTTTCCGATTATGCCCAGATATACGTTATAATCTTTTATTCCATGATTTTTATTTAGCGAGGTAACTTTATAAAAATAATAGATGAGACTTACATCTGTTAGATGCGAGACGAAATCAAAATCGAGGACAGCTATGCCTTCCGAAAAACGGTAAAATGGTTGGTTGATGAGTGCGAAGAATTCGCCGGAAAAAACATTGTTGGATGCAGAATTTGGATCATAGATAAAAGATTTGAACACGCGTTGTAATGTTCTATCAGTTATGCAGAACCGGGGCTTCTTGTCATATTCAAAGCCATTATAAGAATTGACTATTGTTTCCAGGAATGTGAAATAGAAATTATAGGGAGATGCTACATTAAATGCGTCGGAAAATTCCTTTAAAGGCTGCGGGCCGTATCGCTCTTCCATAAAACGAAAGAATAAAAATGCTTTCAATGCATTAACTCCATACATATTATTTTTTTTCCTGGCGAACTCCTGCTGAAATAATTCGAGCTTCCAAAGAAATTCTAATGACAACACATTTTTATTATCGGCGCGTTTGTAATACTCATCATTAATGGCAAGGATTGCGTCGAACAGTGCCATTTGCAAAAGGTCTTCATTTTCTTCATTGATATTGTCCATATCTTTTATAGGCCTGTAGCGGGCAATTAGTTTTGCCATCAGGTTCACGATAGCCTGGGAAGTAAAGACCACTGTGTACTTTCCTTGATGAGTTGAGAATATTTGAGTTAAACGTTCATAAGCCGATTTGTGTATTTTATTAAATACAAGTCGAAATATTTCGGTATCAATTTGATTGGGACTGCCCTGGCATTCAAAAATGATAGCATTTATTCTTGAGAGTATGATTATCAATACATCGGTAGGATATTCGGAAAGCTGATCGATCGAATCTCTGGGAGCGGACTTGCCATAAAATTCGCTATAATCGACCACTCCAAAAACTGAGAAGGTATAGTTTTTTGATTTGGAAAAAGAGCTGGGTTTTTTCATGTGATGTA is a genomic window of Chitinophaga sp. LS1 containing:
- a CDS encoding site-specific integrase, translated to MRKIRTTFDQLIFDAGEVLLNKLLRTRNTVIWYRVYWRRMYRQLLAQGISEFTSAVGRQYLVNQFGELDYATLSKRDKDLMKIINVLCEFYDTGTLVSYKERIVLDGPIGQLVNQFVAHLVSLRLKPSTINERKHYLSRFCISLNEKGLISMDQLDKFVILDYLKTLDVRRPTVAHMTLRAIKTFLRYLFEQGILKTDTSLSVPKDNYKKQAKLPSVFKTDEIQQMIGSIDRSNACGKRNYAIVLLAARLGLRASDIAGMRFENLHWEQSTILFNQYKTGRELQLPLLAEVGEAIIDYLKYGRPVSEEPYVFLLARSPFGRIHSSSVTNLVNTAFVASGVNIMHRHYGPHALRHSLAGLLLEQSTVLPVITEVLGHESSCSTKYYLRVDLNSMKQCMLDVPAVPNDFYSQKGGYFYA
- the tnpC gene encoding IS66 family transposase, whose amino-acid sequence is MSESAANINYKELYEASIMMVQQLNKSLEQQQKSNQSLQDQVTQLQYQLQQLTKLLKGFKSERFLPSAISNLQPELGFSADVAPPATNLSDVKKVSYTKTKKSSADIEISDNGTRLPDHLRRETTILEPTEDISDCEKVGEEVRETLSWKPGEIFINRTVVNVYRRKTASKRGKEVIIKASLPVRAIKKCLADPALLAQITVDKLVDHKPLNRQIEAFKRNGVEIPYSTMADWVGLVAKALIPLGTIHLKEMYKYDYWHADETGIAVLDRAKQKETHKGYFWTFLTGDGKMIYYDYQPGRGGERPLNILKDFKGHLQADGYAVYDELPLENITVFYCMAHARRKIYDAQSNNEKLASYALKEIAKLYAIEEACKEEQLNEEQIKDRRNKESLPILKALGDWMKKEYQQLRPKSLIAQAFAYSIKRWEKLSLYAHTGNLMPDNNAIERCMRNVAVGYA
- the tnpA gene encoding IS66 family insertion sequence element accessory protein TnpA codes for the protein MRTKKSQVNKEEYMFSLIAEQATSGQSIKSFCARHGIPSGKWFYWQKRYQQRNLEAHSENGSFTLLQISPDVVSSIDSAIFAEYKGMKIYRPVPASFLKELIG
- a CDS encoding NERD domain-containing protein; amino-acid sequence: MKKPSSFSKSKNYTFSVFGVVDYSEFYGKSAPRDSIDQLSEYPTDVLIIILSRINAIIFECQGSPNQIDTEIFRLVFNKIHKSAYERLTQIFSTHQGKYTVVFTSQAIVNLMAKLIARYRPIKDMDNINEENEDLLQMALFDAILAINDEYYKRADNKNVLSLEFLWKLELFQQEFARKKNNMYGVNALKAFLFFRFMEERYGPQPLKEFSDAFNVASPYNFYFTFLETIVNSYNGFEYDKKPRFCITDRTLQRVFKSFIYDPNSASNNVFSGEFFALINQPFYRFSEGIAVLDFDFVSHLTDVSLIYYFYKVTSLNKNHGIKDYNVYLGIIGKYFFEEYITLQLIRKIFTHQYDSIKTDKDDPQYPDILIIQNNKDVFVIEVKSTRVHGTVVDRADTQGFQQFLQDQFANEKKSIGGKNKGIYQLKSQIRYLQSLGSKFRIYPIIVYTEPSLDISGVNTLLDEQFEAIISEVQNSFIKINPLTLINLNFFIKYYPQLKAERYFLRDRITEYHHRKKKELKEAFRQNNSWTYLYAQFSFMRFMEQAYPTGNPMKYFEMAAVDFGFSE